From a single Porites lutea chromosome 10, jaPorLute2.1, whole genome shotgun sequence genomic region:
- the LOC140950875 gene encoding uncharacterized protein encodes MPVERVPVVHKFGIISHTQRLALEDRLAKRSLATEPPRTFSRTRSPYEVTEDFIAKFNDSNEEDRRELEGVALKMISRAKRRAGILSGGKGDHVDLGKSWTELGLLAQCTSRAVQEETLDLLITSLGHAPPAEDQLPSLLYLAKSCLHWLRKCVMSPACLRTAELKLIKMGHLAFSRLYYHNMTQDLKSYQEEKRSLLKYLSSLPDQQEESYKSFPGALLAVRYIKEVGRLICTGCGEPNPEDSKVIEPASVGAATAQEPEPAAQNVDVPVVETTEGGRVGLPLLLEEEEEEEPYQGSGDLGFNEAISLSLPHSPAAASTIHDLSPTLWHALDVWRSVMHRVTGLRQALEGLSMCGTGLTTELWLDVCCAFQVLTEVSKRDIAVLRTFQALAAGMFARPAEISDEHARHVHLCNNCLSTIAGHQTKSLPDDLHLNVDKAHTASGFMSIGQTPSFVRGLRDFADLGLEDTSVKQPEDDAVSVTSRNTASDASSEASFADVSSVESGHRGRLDNVMERATSVSKTFKKTRKTAAKKDEMSSDSEDDAEKPAKSPTQSYRQSIPNKETENSVRARGGTAVRFNVQEDAEVVNTESGVPKAQMERSLTKESLFTQGSSVSIPLAEEDDKSSVKTGTSLFSNAAGLTGWRWELAYLYTDCMTSVCMNGQSSAIQKTALLGSEANRKVTVYGKRNAMSSEGLGLLDLLKIRLPVVEGNEHKDWSWRVRFAAVQGLVRICRHCGGDSTKDGICGAAWAQLMRHHSLERDVRVLEAWKLAQVESELDKKLPLLDVVNSFPSWSASRLSAILLPPLPPVVPLSSRPRSRARTTPLPKSTAFVKKGPKRPSLRQEILLATAAREPQPDYRSRRSHDLMLVIEDQWRKQLHEEQVQEEADRRMKEASRVESIVAKEGRRSRQGREDEGNDMEGGKQEGTTDREGRRRSQDVAADRRGLEEGIGEIQERGDWKEVTTEESFAQNAMERKEKRRSTGKVTSSGKDVEI; translated from the exons atgccggTTGAACGAGTGCCTGTTGTACACAAATTTGGGATTATCTCTCACACACAACGCCTAGCGTTAGAAGACAGGCTCGCAAAGAGGTCTTTAGCTACTGAACCTCCACGTACGTTTTCCAGAACCAG ATCACCATATGAAGTCACAGAAGATTTTATTGCTAAG TTTAATGACAGTAATGAAGAAGACAGAAGGGAACTTGAAGGAGTTGCTCTAAAAATGATCTCTAGGGCAAAG AGGAGAGCTGGTATTCTATCAGGAGGTAAAGGGGATCATGTTGATTTGGGCAAATCATGGACAGAACTTGGATTACTGGCTCAGTGTACAAGCAGAGCAGTGCAAGAGG AAACTTTAGACTTGCTGATCACATCTCTTGGACATGCTCCTCCTGCAGAAGATCAACTTCCCAG TTTGCTGTATCTTGCAAAGAGCTGCCTTCACTGGCTGAGAAAGTGTGTGATGAGCCCAGCTTGTCTTCGAACAGCTGAACTAAAACTCATTAAG atggGTCACCTGGCATTTTCAAGATTGTATTACCACAACATGACACAGGATCTCAAG AGTTATCAAGAAGAAAAGCGGTCACTGCTCAAGTACCTTTCAAGTCTCCCCGATCAACAGGAAGAATCATACAAGTCATTTCCAGGGGCTTTATTGGCAGTTAGATATATCAAAGAAGTG GGCCGTCTTATCTGTACTGGCTGTGGTGAACCAAACCCTGAAGACTCTAAAGTCATAGAGCCTGCATCTGTGGGAGCAGCCACTGCTCAGGAACCAGAACCCGCAGCCCAGAATGTGGACGTTCCAGTTGTGGAAACTACTGAGGGAGGGAGGGTGGGACTACCACTGTTGttggaagaggaagaggaagaagagcCATATCAAGGCAGTGGAGATCTG GGTTTTAATGAGGCCATCAGCTTGAGCCTTCCACACAGTCCAGCAGCAGCCAGCACTATCCATGACTTGTCACCAACTCTCTGGCATGCTTTGGATGTTTGGAGGAGTGTCATGCACAGGGTGACTGGGCTGAGACAAGCGTTGGAGGGACTGAGCATGTGTGGGACAGGCTTGACTACTGAGTTATG GTTAGACGTCTGTTGCGCTTTTCAAGTTCTAACAGAAGTATCAAAGCGTGACATTGCCGTTCTTCGCACTTTCCAAGCTCTCGCTGCTGGAATGTTTGCGAGACCAGCAGAGATTTCAGACGAACATGCGCGTCACGTTCACCTATGCAATAACTGTCTGTCGACTATCGCTGGACATCAGACCAAAAGTCTGCCAGACGATTTGCATTTGAACGTGGACAAAGCTCATACTGCGTCGGGATTTATGTCCATTGGACAGACGCCTAGTTTCGTTCGAGGATTGCGTGATTTTGCTGACCTTGGCCTCGAAGATACGTCGGTTAAACAACCGGAGGATGATGCAGTGAGCGTCACGTCACGCAATACTGCCAGTGATGCATCGTCTGAAGCCAGCTTTGCAGATGTTAGTAGCGTAGAAAGCGGGCATCGTGGAAGATTAGATAACGTGATGGAGAGAGCCACGAGCGTCTCAAAAACGTTTAAGAAAACGCGGAAAACAGCTGCTAAGAAAGACGAAATGTCTTCCGACTCCGAAGACGACGCTGAAAAACCAGCAAAGTCACCAACGCAGTCATATAGACAGAGTATTCCTaacaaagaaactgaaaactcTGTTCGCGCCCGCGGTGGAACAGCAGTGCGGTTTAACGTTCAAGAGGATGCTGAGGTTGTGAATACTGAGAGTGGAGTCCCTAAGGCACAGATGGAGCGGTCCCTGACAAAAGAGAGTTTGTTTACACAGGGAAGCTCAGTTAGCATTCCACTAGCAGAGGAAG ATGACAAAAGCAGCGTGAAAACCGGAACTTCACTGTTTTCTAATGCAGCCGGGCTAACCGGGTGGCGCTGGGAACTAGCGTACCTCTACACCGACTGTATGACGTCAGTTTGCATGAACGGACAGAGCTCTGCCATTCAGAAAACTGCTCTGCTTGGAAGCGAGGCTAATCGCAAGGTTACCGTCTATGGCAAGAGAAACGCCATGTCAAGCGAGGGCTTGGGGCTCTTGGACTTGCTGAAAATCAGATTGCCTGTCGTAGAAG GGAATGAACACAAAGATTGGAGTTGGAGAGTCAGGTTTGCGGCCGTGCAAGGCCTAGTGCGAATTTGCCGTCACTGTGGTGGCGATAGCACAAAAGATGGAATATGTGGAGCGGCCTGGGCACAACTCATGAGACATCATTCGCTGGAGAGAGATGTCCGTGTTTTAGAAGCCTGGAAACTAGCTCAG GTTGAATCGGAACTCGATAAGAAGCTTCCACTGCTCGACGTCGTAAACTCATTTCCGTCCTGGTCTGCAAGCAGATTGTCAGCGATATTACTTCCTCCCCTTCCTCCCGTTGTACCCTTGAGCAGTCGTCCCAGGTCTCGGGCACGTACTACTCCGCTGCCCAAATCTACTGCCTTCGTCAAGAAGGGACCCAAGCGTCCTTCTTTAAG GCAGGAGATTCTGTTGGCTACAGCTGCTCGGGAACCTCAACCCGACTACCGCAGCCGGCGGAGCCATGACCTGATGTTGGTGATAGAGGATCAGTGGAGGAAACAGCTCCATGAGGAGCAAGTGCAGGAAGAAGCGGACAGGAGAATGAAGGAAGCCAGCAGGGTGGAAAGCATCGTGGCGAAGGAGGGGAGACGGAGCAGACAAGGGAGGGAGGATGAGGGGAACGATATGGAAGGAGGTAAACAGGAGGGGACTACAGATAGAGAGGGGAGACGACGTTCACAAGACGTGGCTGCGGATAGGAGAGGGTTGGAGGAAGGAATAGGTGAAATACAAGAAAGAGGTGATTGGAAGGAGGTAACTACAGAGGAATCGTTTGCTCAAAATGCAATGGAGAGGAAAGAGAAGAGAAGGAGTACTGGAAAAGTGACTTCCAGTGGAAAAGATGTGGAGATATAA
- the LOC140950956 gene encoding uncharacterized protein CXorf65 homolog gives MFITVRFGDGEESIFNPNCRTDILLDDIKRRCNCTKDATVDLSDESGNLKFLVNHPLIYATELLKERESFVLIRVEKKGENEGDQYTPMLNDMITVTPAFLERLSRCESDSLSAKHSAMKPPRVGSGSLQRRQTGIKAKATGPMSSSAARNKASREKTPGQKRNRESR, from the exons ATGTTTATAACAGTGCGTTTCGGAG ACGGTGAAGAATCGATTTTTAACCCGAACTGTCGGACAGACATATTGTTAGACGATATTAAGCGACGATGTAATTGCACCAAAGATG ccaCTGTCGATTTATCTGATGAATCTGGAAATCTTAAATTCCTTGTCAACCATCCTTTGATTTACGCCACAGAACTTCTGAAAGAGCGGGAGTCATTTGTTTTAATAAGAGTTGAAA AAAAGGGTGAAAATGAAGGTGACCAGTACACACCAATGCTCAATGACATGATTACTGTAACTCCAGCGTTTCTAG AGCGTCTTTCTAGATGCGAGAGCGACAGTTTAAGCGCTAAACACTCCGCCATGAAACCTCCTCGTGTAGGCAGTGGCTCATTACAAAGAAGACAGACGGGGATTAAGGCAAAAGCTACCGGTCCCATGTCGAGTTCTGCTGCCAGGAATAAGGCATCGAGAGAGAAAACGCCGGGACAGAAGCGAAATAGAGAAAGTAGATGA
- the LOC140951038 gene encoding glycine receptor subunit alpha-2-like: MLPRICVLVSFALLAVLGYSLQEPGLSSSEGDWSGKNASQVLRMLLDPNNYDKRFRPGYEGKAVKVLVTLFVTSLGGLDEREMQFESTFFMRQLWHDSRLRYDQFYSKRNLTLNGDIMKQIWIPDTYVNNEKSKVAPEQEFLLTIFPDGRIIYSQRLTVIAACKMDLRNYPMDKQNCSLLFESYGMTTADLYFKWENVSRDMKSAVSIGEELIMSQFAVDDFTVQEISASYVTGTFSMLKLTFHIRRKKFYYVVSIYIPTILITILSWVSFWIPRSSPPARVALGITTVLALTTLIFGLQSSMPKVSYVKAIDWFLCVSFLYVFAALVEYPSSTFVTSQAKKLTRKGTDILRKVKGLKDDPEDFPLSGTRYGSTDKQREDSSDLRKLTRNKPGHANGGFEHSQLENSVDGDRERAYPRQRHSSQHLLDDEDGDFVHNFQGINVVDKYARIVFPVSYLLFNICYWIVYLSA, translated from the exons ATGTTGCCGCGGATTTGTGTTTTAGTCTCCTTTGCCCTACTGGCCGTACTTGGTTATTCTTTACAGGAGCCTGGATTAAG CTCATCCGAGGGAGACTGGAGCGGGAAGAATGCATCGCAAGTTCTGCGCATGCTCCTCGATCCTAACAATTATGACAAACGGTTTAGGCCTGGATATGAGG GAAAAGCTGTGAAAGTTTTAGTGACTTTGTTCGTAACTTCGCTAGGTGGACTTGATGAAAGGGAAATG CAATTTGAGAGCACATTCTTCATGAGGCAGTTGTGGCATGATTCACGTCTTCGATATGATCAGTTTTACTCCAAGAGAAATTTGACGCTTAATGGAGACATAATGAAACAAATCTGGATCCCAGACACGTACGTCAACAACGAAAAATCCAAAGTGGCTCCTGAACAGGAGTTCCTTCTCACAATTTTTCCTGATGGCAGGATTATTTACAGTCAACG ATTGACTGTGATTGCTGCTTGCAAAATGGATCTACGGAATTATCCCATGGATAAACAAAACTGTAGTCTACTTTTTGAGAGTT ATGGTATGACGACAGCTGACTTATATTTCAAGTGGGAAAATGTGAGCAGGGACATGAAGTCAGCTGTATCGATAGGAGAAGAGCTTATCATGTCACAGTTTGCGGTGGATGATTTTACCGTTCAGGAAATATCCGCCTCCTACGTCACAG GAACTTTCTCTATGCTGAAATTAACTTTCCACATCAGACGAAAGAAGTTTTACTACGTCGTGTCGATATACATTCCCACAATCCTTATCACCATTCTGAGCTGGGTGTCCTTTTGGATTCCACGTAGCTCGCCTCCCGCTCGGGTCGCCCTCGGAATCACGACAGTCCTGGCCCTGACGACTCTAATTTTCGGACTTCAATCGTCGATGCCGAAGGTGAGCTATGTCAAGGCTATTGACTGGTTTCTCTGTGTCTCCTTCCTCTACGTGTTCGCCGCCTTGGTGGAGTATCCGAGTTCCACTTTCGTCACTTCTCAAGCCAAGAAGCTAACAAGAAAGGGGACCGACATCCTTCGAAAGGTGAAAGGCCTGAAAGATGATCCTGAAGATTTTCCGCTCTCGGGGACTCGATATGGCAGCACCGACAAACAACGG GAGGACAGTTCTGATCTTCGAAAGCTTACGAGGAACAAACCCGGACACGCGAACGGTGGTTTTGAACATTCACAACTGGAAAACAGCGTGGATGGAGACCGCGAGCGCGCCTATCCTCGGCAGAGacattcttctcaacatctacTCGACGATGAAGACGGGGATTTTGTTCATAACTTTCAAGGCATTAACGTTGTAGATAAATATGCAAGAATTGTATTTCCTGTTTCGTATCTTCTATTTAACATCTGTTACTGGATTGTTTATTTATCTGCGTGA